ACGAATTTGGTGAGTACGGCCGGTTTCCAGACGGAGGCGCAAGCGGGTATGGGCACGGAACTTTTCGGCCACCCGGTAATGCGTCACCGAAGGACGGCCACTGTGGTGTACCGCCATATGAGTGCGCTTGGTCGGGTGACGACCAATGGGTGCATCCACAGTACCGCCAGCGGTCATGGTACCAAGCACTATGGCTTCGTATTCACGGGTGATATCACGGGCCTGCAGCGCAGCGACCAAATGAGTTTGGGCCTCTACAGTTTTTGCCACCACCATCAACCCTGTGGTGTCTTTATCGAGACGATGGATAATTCCGGCTCTTGGCACATGTTCTATTTCAGGGCAGTGATGCAAAAGTGCGTTCATCAGAGTGCCATCGGCATTACCGGCACCGGGATGCACGACCAGACCGGCCTGCTTATTGATCACCAGAATATGGTCGTCTTCGTAGACGATATCGAGATCGATTTCCTGGGCCTCTGCCGCAACTTCTTCTTCCAGGGTGGCCTCAATCTCAATCACTTGAGATTCGAGTACCTTTTCTCTGGGTTTAGTCACAACGACACCATCCACATAGACGTTGCCGCCGAGGATCCATTCTTTCAGCCGGGTGCGCGAATAGTCGGGAAACAACTCCGCAATGGCTTGATCCAGTCTCAGCCCCGTTTGTGTTGCTGAAATCTCGCTTTTTAGATTAATCTCTTGGGTCATGGGAACCGTACCCCGGTATCGGGGTCCAAATTGGTATGCTATCTGTTACAATCGGATGTTTTCCATTTTATCGTGAAATGGAAGAATTCTTAACTACAACTTCAAAAGAATTGAATTCAAGTATGTATAAATTTGCCAAAGGCTCGGCCGTTGCCTTGTTCGCGCTGGCGCTGGGCGCTTGTAGCAGCTCAGGAAGTCAGGAAGATCTCGTACTGAGCCAGAAGTCACCTGAGGCACTTTATGCCCAGGCCAGAACCTCCATGGAACTGGGGAATTTCTCCAAAGCCGTTAAAAGCCTGGAAGCCCTGGATTCCCGTTTCCCCTTCGGTGCGCATAAGACTCAGGTTCAGTTGGACATGATCTATGCCTATTATAAGCTGGACGACACTCCCCAGGCGATTGCCAACATTGACCGCTTCCTGCGCCTCAACCCTACTCACCCCGATGTAGACTATGTTCAGTATATGCGGGGCTTGGTCAACATGCAGGCCGACAGTTATCTGTTCCATGACATGATGAACATAGATCGTACCGATCGCGATCCCAAAAATGCCATGGATGCCTTCAAGGACTTTGAGCGTCTTATCAAGACCTATCCAAACAGCAAGTATGCGGCCGATGCCCATCAACGGATGCAGTTTTTGAAAAACCGTTTGGCTCGTTACTCCATTCAGGTAGCCGAATACTACGTCAAGATGAATGCCTGGAGTGCCGCAGCCGTTCGTGCTCAAACTGTGATGGAGTCTTTCCCGGGTACGCCTTCAACAGAACGTGCGCTGGAAATTATGGCCCAGTCCTACGATGAGCTTGGCCAGGAACAGCTTAAAAAGCATGTCCTGATGGTGATGCAGGAAAATTTCCCTGCCAATGAGATGCTGCAAAACTAAGGTCTTTGCACCTTTCATAACGCCCGGCTATAGACCGGGCGTTGTTTTTTCGGCCTTTAACCCGAATTTTTCAACCTTTCCTCTACCACAACCCCTTATGTCCTCTTCTCTTGCTCGCTATATGCCCCATTCTAAAATCCACCCTAGTTCAGGCTGGATTTCCTGTATTGCGCAATAAAAATACACAAAAACACCGCTTTCAGGGCGATTCGGGCAAAACTTATCCAAACACACCTGTTTTTGAAATATTCCTGAGAAAAGAGTTGACTCAAAACCGCAAAAGCTATTTAATGCACCCCGTCGCCCGAATAGCTCAGTTGGTAGAGCAGCGGATTGAAAATCCGCGTGTCCCTGGTTCGATTCCGGGTTCGGGCACCACCTTCAACTTAAGGTGCTCAGGCGACTGAGAAAAATTGCAAAGCAGTACAGGGCAGGTGTGGTGGAATTGGTAGACACGCCAGCTTCAGGTGCTGGTGCCCTTACGGGCGTGGAAGTTCAAGTCTTCTCACCTGTACCACTTTGCGATTATAGTTAGCTGTACAAAGACTCATTGTGCAGGTGTGGTGGAATTGGTAGACACGCCAGCTTCAGGTGCTGGTGCCCTTACGGGCGTGGAAGTTCAAGTCTTCTCACCTGTACCAATTAACACAAAGAGTCTTTAACAATACAGTGCAGGTGTGGTGGAATTGGTAGACACGCCAGCTTCAGGTGCTGGTGCTCTTACGAGCGTGGAAGTTCAAGTCTTCTCACCTGTACCAAACAAATAAACCTCGCGACGCGAGGTTTTTTTGTATCTGTAATATCCCTCCCGAAAAATACCTCCGTTTGCTATACCTATAGCTATGGCTCAACCAAAGGCATGACAGAGTCAGGCAAAGGAGAGTCCATTTTCCCTGTCGGGGGTCACCGATGAATCAGTTGCAAATTAAACACAAGATGCTGCTGGGATTTTTTATTCCGGTATTGCTGCTCATCATCGTTTGCGGCGTCTCCATGAGTATCATGTCGAAAATAGAAGATGGTGTGCTTCGCATCTATAACGACAGAGTCGTTCCTCTGGAAGATCTCAAGCTTATTGGTGATGACTATGCCGTTTCTGTCATCGATGCCATCAATAAAGCCAATGCCGGAGGCTTTTCGGCGGAAGAGGCCAGAAATGGTCTGATAGAAGCTAAAAAGAATATAGCCAGCCGCTGGGACAAGTATATGTCCACAGAACTCACCGCTGACGAGCAAAAACTGGCCAGCCAAACCCAGCAGTTATTTGCACCTGCCAATCAGCAGATCCAACTATTGATTGATAAACTCAGTGGCAAGTCAGGCAGTGTGACCGGACAATTCAGTGCGGATATTATCCCGCTTTACCAGGTAATAGACCCCATCAGCGGCAAAGTCGCCGAGCTCGTCACTCTGCAAATCCATATCGCTGATCTGGAGCGGGAACAGGTAGAAACATTACATTCGAGCTCACTCAAATGGTTTATCGGGCTGGCCGTCTTTGCCGTTCTCATCACCAGTTTTTTCGGTGTCTGGGTCAATCGAGGAGTAATGACACCCGTAACCGAAATTCGCCAAAAGCTTAGGCAGATTCGGGAAAAATCCGATATGACAGTCAGCTTTACCGTATTCCGCGATGATGAGCTGGGCCATATCGCAAAAGATCTGAATGGCGTGGTGAACCACCTCAAAGGCATTTTAAAGAACATTGCCGAGGCCGCATCGACATTGGGTGATTCTGCCGATGAGCTGAATGAGTTTACACGACAAGCCAATGACCGGATGTTCAAACAGCAATCCGAAACCGAACAGACTGCCACCGCCATGAATGAGATGACTGCCGCCGTTGCCGAGGTAGCCCAAAGCAGCAACTCAGCAGCAGAATCCGCCAGAAATGCCGATGAAAGTGCAGCCAGAGGCAACAGCATAGTACAGCAGTCCATCAGCAGCATGTCGGTGCTCGCGTCACAGATTCAAGGAACGGCCGCCGTGATAGGCGAACTCGCCACCGAGAGCCAAAACATAGGACGGGTTCTGGATGTAATTAAGAGCATTGCCGAACAGACCAACCTGCTGGCCCTGAACGCCGCTATCGAGGCAGCCCGGGCGGGAGAACAAGGACGAGGATTTGCCGTGGTGGCCGATGAAGTCAGAACCCTGGCGCAGCGTACCAGCGAATCGACCCGCGAAATCGAATCTATGATTGAATCGTTGCAGCAAGGGGTGAAAAGCGCTGTTAACTCCATGGAACAAGGTATTGCCCAGGTAGACAATGCCAACGAGAGTACCAACGCCGCCGGCAGCGCACTGCAGGACATAGTGGCGAGTGTCGATAGTATTACCCAACTAAATACCCACATAGCCACAGCCGCCGACGAGCAAAGCTGCGTCGCAGAAAGCATCAATCAGAGCATCATCGCCATCAGTGACATAGCCCAGGAATCGACTCAGGCAGCAAACGATTTGAGTGAGGCTGTTCATCAACTTGCACAACTTGCAGGACACATGCGTACCCAGGTGGGGACTTTTATTCTTTAGTCACCGGGAGCTATCAGGCTAAAGTGGCTGGATCAGACGGTGTGCATAGAAAACACACTGTCTGATATTGCAACTCTCTAAACCACATATTGCCCTCACCGAATGGCT
This portion of the Shewanella amazonensis SB2B genome encodes:
- the rluD gene encoding 23S rRNA pseudouridine(1911/1915/1917) synthase RluD, whose product is MTQEINLKSEISATQTGLRLDQAIAELFPDYSRTRLKEWILGGNVYVDGVVVTKPREKVLESQVIEIEATLEEEVAAEAQEIDLDIVYEDDHILVINKQAGLVVHPGAGNADGTLMNALLHHCPEIEHVPRAGIIHRLDKDTTGLMVVAKTVEAQTHLVAALQARDITREYEAIVLGTMTAGGTVDAPIGRHPTKRTHMAVHHSGRPSVTHYRVAEKFRAHTRLRLRLETGRTHQIRVHMAHIGHVLVGDPVYGGRPKPPKNASPEFFEVLKNFTRQALHAVRLELAHPVTMEIMSFNAPIPEDMVLLTKALRKDTEANPQDHI
- a CDS encoding outer membrane protein assembly factor BamD — protein: MYKFAKGSAVALFALALGACSSSGSQEDLVLSQKSPEALYAQARTSMELGNFSKAVKSLEALDSRFPFGAHKTQVQLDMIYAYYKLDDTPQAIANIDRFLRLNPTHPDVDYVQYMRGLVNMQADSYLFHDMMNIDRTDRDPKNAMDAFKDFERLIKTYPNSKYAADAHQRMQFLKNRLARYSIQVAEYYVKMNAWSAAAVRAQTVMESFPGTPSTERALEIMAQSYDELGQEQLKKHVLMVMQENFPANEMLQN
- a CDS encoding methyl-accepting chemotaxis protein, with translation MNQLQIKHKMLLGFFIPVLLLIIVCGVSMSIMSKIEDGVLRIYNDRVVPLEDLKLIGDDYAVSVIDAINKANAGGFSAEEARNGLIEAKKNIASRWDKYMSTELTADEQKLASQTQQLFAPANQQIQLLIDKLSGKSGSVTGQFSADIIPLYQVIDPISGKVAELVTLQIHIADLEREQVETLHSSSLKWFIGLAVFAVLITSFFGVWVNRGVMTPVTEIRQKLRQIREKSDMTVSFTVFRDDELGHIAKDLNGVVNHLKGILKNIAEAASTLGDSADELNEFTRQANDRMFKQQSETEQTATAMNEMTAAVAEVAQSSNSAAESARNADESAARGNSIVQQSISSMSVLASQIQGTAAVIGELATESQNIGRVLDVIKSIAEQTNLLALNAAIEAARAGEQGRGFAVVADEVRTLAQRTSESTREIESMIESLQQGVKSAVNSMEQGIAQVDNANESTNAAGSALQDIVASVDSITQLNTHIATAADEQSCVAESINQSIIAISDIAQESTQAANDLSEAVHQLAQLAGHMRTQVGTFIL